The Alicyclobacillus vulcanalis DNA segment TAGCCCTGGAAGGCCTGGATGAGCCGCCACGCGCGCTCCAGTTGGCGGCGCTTGTCGGGATCGGCGGTGACGTACGACTGGAGAAACGGCATGGCGTCGGGGTGCATGCGGACGAACAGGATGAGCCGGGCTTCGTCCTTGGTGAGGACAAGCTGCGTCACGCCCGGCGCGTCCGGGCTGCCTCCGTGCCCATCTTCCGCCGCGGGTGCGCGGCGCTCTGCGGGCGCAGAGACGGTATCGCGCTGCCTGGGCGCGGGTTTTGCCTTTGGAGGCGAGGACGCCGCGGCTGGCGCGGTGAGGTGCGGGGCAATTTGGCTCATGTCGACGCCGAGCGCCTCCGCAATTTGCGCGAGCGTGCGCTCGTCCGGCTGGCGGCGGTTGGTCTCGTACATGGCAATCGCGCTCGTCGAAAGGCGGGCGCGCTCCGCGAGCTTGGCCTGCGTCAGTCCGCGCTCCTTGCGCAGTTGCGCAATGCGCTCTCCGAGCGCCGGCACGGGCGAGTACGAGCTCATGCTTCTTCCTCCTCTCCAGGCGTGTTGACCATGTGTTGCGCGATCCCGGCGAGCCGCTCGAGCATGACCGCCTGCGCGGCACGCGGCAGCTCGACCTCCTGCATCGCCGCGGCCATGCAGTGAAGCCATCGCTCCGCGTGGCGCAGCGTGATGGGAAAGCGCAGGTGTCTCGCTCGCAGCATGGGGTGACCGCGGCGCTCCGTGTACAGCCTAGGCCCGCCAAAGAGCTGGGTCAAAAACCAGTATTGGCGCTCTTTCACCTCGTCAAAGGTCGGCGGGAACAGCGGCCTCAGGAGCTCGTCTTGTTCGACGCGATCATAAAACGCGTCGACGAGTCGTCGAAAGGTCGCGGCGCCGCCGATGGCCTCGTACAGCGATGTCGGTTGCACAGCCGTTCTCCCTCCTCTTCCGACAGTATACCGAAAGCGAATGGGTCGCGCAGGAGCGCGAGCGGGAGCGCGGAGGGCTTCGGCGCGCGCGCGTTTTTTTGTGACAACCCCCGGTTGTATAATAGACCCGTATGGCAGGGAGGGACGCGCGTGAACCCGTACGATCATGCGCACGCCCTGGCGCGGGCGATGCAGGCGTGGGAGCCGTATCAGCGCGCGAAACGCGCCAAGGAGGCCATCGAGCGGGACGAGCCGACGAAGCAGATGGTCCTCGATTTCTATCGGCGCCAGTATCAGCTCGAGGCCAAGCGGCTCCGCGGTGAAGAACCGACCCAGGAGGAACTGGAGACGCTGCGCAGACTGTCGGAGATTGTGCAACTTCATCAGGACGCCCGGGCGTACCTCGAGGCGGATCTTGAGCTGCAGCGGCTGTGGATGGATATTCAGCGCATCGTCGCCGAGCCGCTCGAAGATGTCCGCCTGTGGTCGCTGGACGATATCATGAGGGAAATGGGGCGAGAGTCGTGAAACTGACGTACCATGGCCAATCCTGTTTCGTGATCGAAAGCGGAGAGCATCGCCTGGTCATCGATCCGTTTTTGAGTGGCAATCCCAACGCGGTGGCCAAGCCGGAGGACATCAAGGTGCAGTGGGTCGTCCTCACGCACGGCCATGCCGATCACGTCCTCGACGCCGAGGCGATTGCCCGCAACAACAACGCGACGATTATCGCGGCGAACGAATTGGCCGTCTATTACGCAGGCAAAGGGTTGAACGTTCACCCGATGGGCATCGGGGGCAAGCGGGACTTCCCGTTCGGCCGGGTCAAGGTGACGCTCGCCTTCCACGGCTCCGGCGTCGAGACGGATCAAGGGCTCGTGTACGTCGGCCCGCCGGTCGGCTTCCTGCTGACCTTGGAGGGCAAGACCATCTATCACGCCGGGGACACCGGGCTGTTCGGCGACATGAAGATCCTCGGGGAGCTGAACTCCATCGATCTCGCGCTGCTTCCCATTGGTGACAATTTCACCATGGGGCCGGAGGACGCGCTCATCGCGGCGGAGTGGCTCAAGGCCAAGAAGGTCATCCCCATGCACTACAACACCTTCCCCCTCATCGCTCAGGACGGGGCCAAGTTCGTCGAAGACTGCAAGGCGCGCGGCATCGACGCGATCGAGCTGAAGGTGGGCGAGTCGTACGAACTGTGAGGCACCGCACGCGCCGTGAAGCAAGAGGCGAGTCGTGGGAAGCCTCCTGAGCTGAGGCCCGCGCGGCCGAACGGACCGATGCGGTGCGGACAAGATACCTTGAATTATGGAGTCACATGTTCTGGGCCGGTTCGAGGGTGAACCGGCCCTTTTTACAGGCGTGCGCCCCTGAGCTCAACGTGCCGTCTTCGCTGAAAGAGACATGGATGTTCAGGTAATGATTGATCTGAGTTACAAAATCAATTATCCTGACTGCATCAAGAGATCACATAGATTTCGCGAAAAGAAAGTACATGTCGAAGCATCGTGATGTTGATCTAAATGGGTGGGTATGGATTACGGCGGTGTCGCAAGCTGGTACGCCGTCGAGGGAGCGGAGGGATGCTGCAAGGGAAGGCGCGAGGTTCGCAGCTTGAGAAGTCCGAATCTTTTGTATCGAGAGAGGGCGTGGTTCCAGTTGGAATTCGCGACTCGCTTTCCATGTCCGCTTTACGAGAAAGGCGATCAAGGGGGATAACCGATATGGCGTGGTGGGGTAAGCGCGCATCTTTGGCATATACGTCCATTCTTTTCTTAGGACTCAGCGCTTGCGGTTCACCGGGTCACCTGCAACCACAGCGAGCAACTCATCCAGCGCGAAGTACCACGCCTCGCATGGAAACGGTGAGCCTAAGCATGTCTGAGATGTCGCTTCGGTCAGTTCACAGGGCGAACTTCCCGGGGTGCCAGGTTTGGACCATCGCGGAGCATGAGCTGTTGGTGGCCGAATATCCCAATGCCGATGCATCCGGCAAGTGGACAGGTCCATCCCGTCTCCTCGTCGTGCGGGAATCGGACGGGCACACGGTGGAATCTATCGATCTCCCCTCATCTGAGCAGGTGAACGCAGCCTCCTTCACGCCCGAGTGGTTGGTCTGGCAGACCGGGCCGGTGGGTGGCACGGGCCTCCATCAAATCTGGGCAGAGAATCGCCAGACGGGTCATCGTCGGCTCCTCATGACCGCTCCCAAGACAGGCGAGGCCGGCGATATCGTGGGCCTGAAGATTGTCGGCGACACGGCGTATTGGCTTTCCAACGTCCAGATTCAAGACGACATGGTGTCGACTGTTTGGTCGTGCTCGTTGACCGACGGCGTGCTTCGGCCGCTGGTGAGAGAGGATGCCGCCCGCGATGGGCGGGCCATTCTGTCGATGGCCGTCGGCACATCGTATCTCTGGTACGCAGAGGCGATGTCGAAAAACCCCATGGACCCGCGCGACAAAGGCAGCCTCAAGCGACTGTCGCTTGCAAATCCGAAGTCTGCGCCGCAACAGGCGCCCATTTCGCTTTGGCACCCGCCCGTGTTGTACGGCGCAACCGATGGGGCCGCCTATTTTGAAGAAAACGCGCAGACCGAACCCAACTCCCCCGTGAATCCA contains these protein-coding regions:
- a CDS encoding helix-turn-helix domain-containing protein, whose protein sequence is MSSYSPVPALGERIAQLRKERGLTQAKLAERARLSTSAIAMYETNRRQPDERTLAQIAEALGVDMSQIAPHLTAPAAASSPPKAKPAPRQRDTVSAPAERRAPAAEDGHGGSPDAPGVTQLVLTKDEARLILFVRMHPDAMPFLQSYVTADPDKRRQLERAWRLIQAFQG
- a CDS encoding metal-dependent hydrolase, whose translation is MKLTYHGQSCFVIESGEHRLVIDPFLSGNPNAVAKPEDIKVQWVVLTHGHADHVLDAEAIARNNNATIIAANELAVYYAGKGLNVHPMGIGGKRDFPFGRVKVTLAFHGSGVETDQGLVYVGPPVGFLLTLEGKTIYHAGDTGLFGDMKILGELNSIDLALLPIGDNFTMGPEDALIAAEWLKAKKVIPMHYNTFPLIAQDGAKFVEDCKARGIDAIELKVGESYEL
- a CDS encoding globin domain-containing protein; protein product: MQPTSLYEAIGGAATFRRLVDAFYDRVEQDELLRPLFPPTFDEVKERQYWFLTQLFGGPRLYTERRGHPMLRARHLRFPITLRHAERWLHCMAAAMQEVELPRAAQAVMLERLAGIAQHMVNTPGEEEEA
- a CDS encoding YlbF family regulator; amino-acid sequence: MNPYDHAHALARAMQAWEPYQRAKRAKEAIERDEPTKQMVLDFYRRQYQLEAKRLRGEEPTQEELETLRRLSEIVQLHQDARAYLEADLELQRLWMDIQRIVAEPLEDVRLWSLDDIMREMGRES